One stretch of Streptomyces sp. R21 DNA includes these proteins:
- the hisB gene encoding imidazoleglycerol-phosphate dehydratase HisB, translated as MSRVGRVERTTKETSVLVEIDLDGSGKVDVSTGVGFYDHMLDQLGRHGLFDLTVKTEGDLHIDSHHTIEDTALALGAAFKQALGDKVGIYRFGNCTVPLDESLAQVTVDLSGRPYLVHTEPEKMAPMIGEYDTTMTRHILESFVAQAQIALHVHVPYGRNAHHIVECQFKALARALRYASERDPRAAGILPSTKGAL; from the coding sequence ATGAGCCGCGTAGGACGGGTGGAACGGACGACGAAGGAGACGTCGGTCCTCGTCGAGATCGATCTCGACGGGTCCGGCAAGGTCGATGTGTCGACAGGAGTCGGCTTCTACGACCACATGCTCGACCAGCTCGGCCGGCACGGTCTGTTCGACCTGACCGTGAAGACCGAGGGCGACCTGCACATCGACTCGCACCACACCATCGAGGACACCGCCCTCGCGCTGGGTGCCGCCTTCAAGCAGGCGCTCGGCGACAAGGTGGGGATCTATCGATTCGGCAACTGCACGGTGCCGCTGGACGAGTCGCTCGCCCAGGTGACGGTGGACCTGAGCGGCCGCCCGTACCTCGTGCACACCGAGCCCGAGAAGATGGCGCCGATGATCGGCGAGTACGACACGACGATGACCCGGCACATCCTGGAGTCCTTCGTCGCCCAGGCCCAGATCGCGCTGCACGTGCACGTGCCGTACGGGCGCAACGCGCACCACATCGTGGAGTGCCAGTTCAAGGCGCTCGCCCGGGCGCTGCGCTATGCCTCCGAGCGCGACCCGCGCGCCGCCGGAATCCTTCCCTCCACGAAGGGCGCGCTGTAA
- a CDS encoding ABC transporter permease — translation MSVVSAEVLPPASAGSALSSADEAGDAAELGPRARLWPSLAAVYRAQLSRARVARIPLLFVATFQSVGIMVLMRGVVDGGGEARAVVAGASVLVVAFVALNLLAQYFGQLRASGGLDHYATLPVPPAAVVLGAAGAYASFTVPGTLATAVFGCVLFGLPMAHLWVLAAVVPLAGAALAGLGAALGLLAPRPELATLLGQLGMSAALLLGVLPPDRLPTVVQYGRDLLPSTYGVEAFARSFSAHPDWAFVLADLGVCAGVGVASLAVATWAYRRAAVR, via the coding sequence GTGAGTGTCGTATCCGCGGAGGTACTGCCGCCCGCGAGCGCGGGCAGCGCGCTGTCGTCGGCCGACGAGGCCGGTGACGCCGCCGAGCTCGGGCCGCGCGCCCGGCTGTGGCCGTCGCTCGCCGCGGTGTACCGCGCGCAGCTCTCCCGCGCCCGTGTCGCACGGATTCCGCTGCTGTTCGTGGCCACCTTCCAGTCCGTCGGGATCATGGTCCTGATGCGCGGGGTCGTGGACGGCGGGGGCGAGGCACGGGCCGTGGTCGCCGGGGCGTCCGTCCTCGTCGTCGCCTTCGTCGCGCTGAACCTGCTGGCGCAGTACTTCGGGCAGCTGCGGGCCAGCGGGGGGCTCGACCACTACGCCACCCTCCCGGTGCCGCCCGCCGCGGTCGTGCTCGGCGCGGCCGGTGCGTACGCCTCCTTCACCGTGCCCGGGACACTCGCCACCGCCGTCTTCGGGTGCGTGCTCTTCGGACTGCCGATGGCCCACCTGTGGGTGCTCGCCGCGGTCGTCCCGCTCGCTGGCGCCGCGCTCGCCGGGCTCGGGGCCGCGCTCGGGCTGCTCGCGCCGCGGCCCGAACTCGCCACGCTGCTCGGACAGTTGGGGATGTCGGCGGCGCTGCTGCTCGGGGTGCTGCCGCCGGACCGGCTGCCGACGGTCGTGCAGTACGGGCGTGATCTGCTGCCTTCCACGTACGGCGTCGAGGCCTTCGCCCGGAGCTTCTCCGCACATCCCGACTGGGCCTTCGTCCTCGCCGACCTCGGTGTGTGCGCGGGCGTCGGGGTCGCCTCGCTGGCCGTGGCGACGTGGGCGTACCGCCGGGCGGCCGTCCGGTGA
- a CDS encoding histidinol-phosphate transaminase, translating to MEGTDEQVTGIDDLPVRDELRGKSPYGAPQLDVPVRLNTNENPYPLPEPLVERIAERVREAARNLNRYPDRDAVELRTELARYLTKTGGHRVAAENVWAANGSNEVIQQLLQTFGGPGRTAIGFEPSYSMHALIARGTGTGWISGPRNEDFTIDRAAAEQAIAENRPDVVFITTPNNPTGNAVPPETVLALYEAAQAAKPSMVVVDEAYIEFSHGDSLLPLLEGRPNLVVSRTMSKAFGAAGLRLGYLAAHPAVVDAVQLVRLPYHLSAVTQATALAALEHTDTLLGYVEQLKAERDRLVAELRAIGYDVTESDANFVQFGRFADSHEVWQKILDRGVLVRDNGVPGWLRVSAGTPEENDAFLDAVRELKKEQSA from the coding sequence ATGGAAGGTACCGACGAGCAAGTGACCGGCATCGACGATCTCCCCGTACGGGACGAGCTGCGCGGCAAGTCCCCCTACGGCGCGCCCCAGTTGGACGTCCCCGTACGGCTGAACACCAACGAGAACCCGTACCCGCTGCCCGAGCCGCTCGTGGAGCGGATCGCCGAGCGGGTGCGCGAGGCCGCCCGGAACCTCAACCGCTACCCCGACCGGGACGCGGTGGAGCTGCGCACCGAGCTGGCCAGGTACCTGACGAAGACCGGCGGGCACCGGGTCGCCGCGGAGAACGTCTGGGCGGCCAACGGCTCCAACGAGGTCATCCAGCAGCTGCTGCAGACCTTCGGCGGACCCGGCCGTACGGCGATCGGTTTCGAGCCGTCGTACTCGATGCACGCGCTCATCGCGCGCGGCACGGGCACCGGCTGGATCTCCGGTCCCCGCAACGAGGACTTCACGATCGACCGCGCCGCCGCCGAGCAGGCCATCGCCGAGAACCGGCCGGACGTCGTCTTCATCACCACCCCCAACAACCCCACGGGCAACGCGGTGCCGCCCGAGACGGTCCTCGCGCTGTACGAGGCCGCGCAGGCGGCGAAGCCGTCCATGGTGGTGGTCGACGAGGCGTACATCGAGTTCAGCCACGGCGACTCGCTGCTGCCGCTGCTCGAAGGTCGGCCGAATCTCGTCGTCTCCCGGACGATGTCGAAGGCGTTCGGAGCCGCGGGCCTCCGGCTCGGCTATCTCGCCGCGCACCCGGCGGTCGTGGACGCCGTCCAGCTCGTACGGCTGCCGTACCACCTGTCGGCCGTCACGCAGGCGACCGCGCTGGCCGCCCTGGAGCACACCGACACCCTGCTCGGCTATGTCGAGCAGCTGAAGGCCGAGCGGGACCGGCTGGTCGCCGAGCTGCGCGCGATCGGCTACGACGTGACCGAGTCCGACGCGAACTTCGTGCAGTTCGGGCGGTTCGCCGACTCTCATGAGGTCTGGCAGAAGATCCTCGACCGGGGCGTCCTGGTCCGGGACAACGGCGTACCGGGGTGGCTGCGGGTCTCCGCGGGAACCCCCGAAGAGAACGACGCGTTCCTCGACGCGGTCCGTGAACTGAAGAAGGAGCAGAGCGCATGA
- a CDS encoding ABC transporter ATP-binding protein codes for MCAVRGLTKTYPAVRGRRGTPGAPEVRATDEVSLDIRRGEIFGLLGPNGAGKSSLVRQLTGLMRPDSGSVEILGHDIVRHPERAARILAYLGQESTALDELTVSLAAETTGRLRGLDLRAARAERDAVLDELGLTAIAGRPLKKLSGGQRRLACFAAALVGERPLLVLDEPTTGMDPVARRAVWGAVDRRRAERGATVLLVTHNVIEAETVLDRVAVLDRGRVIACDTPAGLKERVAGEVRVELVWRDRAPLDVPEVAALRERAVEAGRRWTLRLAPEEARAAVATVTGGAAFAALDDFTLATPSLEDVYLALGGNAQGLVKA; via the coding sequence GTGTGCGCGGTGCGGGGTCTCACCAAGACGTATCCGGCCGTCCGCGGCCGCCGCGGGACGCCCGGGGCGCCCGAAGTGCGGGCCACCGACGAGGTGAGCCTCGACATCCGGCGCGGTGAGATCTTCGGACTGCTCGGACCCAACGGCGCCGGCAAGTCCAGCCTCGTACGGCAGCTGACCGGGCTGATGCGGCCCGACAGCGGCAGCGTCGAGATCCTCGGCCACGACATCGTGCGTCACCCCGAGCGGGCCGCGCGGATCCTCGCCTACCTCGGCCAGGAGTCCACCGCCCTCGACGAGCTGACCGTCTCGCTCGCCGCCGAGACCACCGGGCGGCTGCGCGGGCTCGACCTCCGTGCGGCGCGCGCCGAGCGGGACGCCGTCCTCGACGAGCTGGGCCTCACGGCGATCGCCGGACGGCCGCTGAAGAAGCTGTCCGGCGGGCAACGGCGGCTGGCCTGCTTCGCCGCCGCGCTGGTGGGTGAGCGGCCGCTGCTCGTGCTCGACGAACCGACCACCGGCATGGACCCCGTGGCCAGGCGGGCCGTGTGGGGCGCTGTCGACCGGCGGCGCGCCGAGCGCGGCGCCACTGTCCTGCTCGTCACCCACAACGTCATCGAGGCCGAGACCGTCCTCGACCGGGTCGCCGTCCTCGACCGCGGCCGCGTCATCGCCTGCGACACCCCGGCCGGTCTCAAGGAGCGGGTCGCGGGCGAGGTGCGCGTCGAGCTGGTGTGGCGCGATCGGGCACCGCTCGACGTCCCGGAGGTCGCCGCGCTGCGCGAGCGCGCCGTCGAGGCCGGGCGGCGCTGGACCCTCAGGCTCGCCCCCGAGGAGGCCCGCGCGGCCGTCGCCACCGTCACCGGAGGCGCCGCCTTCGCCGCCCTGGACGACTTCACGCTGGCCACACCGAGCCTGGAGGACGTGTACCTCGCGCTCGGCGGCAACGCGCAGGGACTGGTCAAGGCATGA
- the ybaK gene encoding Cys-tRNA(Pro) deacylase, with protein MAKKSKKQQQSGGTPATVALTAAGVDFTVHAYEHDPSHPSYGEEAAEAMGVSPDRVFKTLVADVDGSLVVAVVPVAGSLDLKSLATAVGGKRAAMADPAAAERTTGYVRGGISPLGQRKKLPTVLDSSAEAHATICVSAGRRGLEVELSPTDLTKLTEARSAPIARA; from the coding sequence ATGGCGAAGAAGTCGAAGAAGCAGCAGCAGTCCGGCGGCACTCCGGCGACGGTGGCCCTGACGGCGGCCGGCGTGGACTTCACGGTCCACGCCTACGAGCACGACCCCTCGCACCCGTCCTACGGCGAGGAGGCCGCCGAGGCGATGGGCGTCTCGCCCGACCGCGTCTTCAAGACGCTGGTGGCGGACGTCGACGGCTCCCTCGTGGTCGCCGTCGTCCCCGTGGCGGGCTCCCTGGACCTCAAGTCTCTCGCCACGGCGGTGGGCGGCAAGCGCGCCGCGATGGCGGACCCCGCGGCGGCCGAACGCACGACGGGCTACGTACGCGGCGGGATCTCCCCCTTGGGCCAACGCAAAAAGCTCCCCACGGTCCTGGATTCCTCCGCCGAGGCCCACGCCACGATCTGCGTCTCGGCGGGCCGCCGCGGCCTCGAAGTCGAACTGAGCCCCACCGACCTCACCAAGCTCACCGAAGCCCGCTCCGCCCCCATCGCCCGCGCCTGA
- a CDS encoding AAA family ATPase — MTAPLTPPPPPHDQTPHNAWQAPPAGGAVGTTAYEQDGPGMKTEVREAAVITVGVALGGVLLGLLWWWLAPHVPLVGGVVDKSWVVYLKDTEGEQAVGVDGTFTLLALAFGAVSAVVVFLLRRRGGVPLVVALAVGGLLGSLLAWRLGIWLGPSQNVIAHAKAVGKGVTFSAPLKLSAKGALMAWSLAALVVHLGLTALFGPRDPDPYQQSPYAAPAPPAPPAA, encoded by the coding sequence GTGACCGCACCGCTGACTCCGCCTCCGCCGCCGCACGACCAGACTCCGCACAACGCCTGGCAGGCACCGCCTGCCGGGGGTGCTGTGGGGACTACCGCGTACGAACAGGACGGCCCCGGAATGAAGACCGAAGTGCGGGAGGCCGCCGTGATCACGGTGGGCGTGGCGCTCGGTGGGGTGCTGCTCGGGCTGCTGTGGTGGTGGCTGGCGCCGCATGTGCCGCTGGTCGGGGGTGTGGTCGACAAGAGCTGGGTCGTCTACCTCAAGGACACCGAGGGGGAGCAGGCCGTCGGGGTCGATGGAACGTTCACTCTGCTGGCGCTCGCGTTCGGGGCGGTCAGTGCGGTGGTTGTCTTTCTGCTGCGTAGGCGTGGGGGTGTGCCGCTGGTGGTCGCGCTCGCCGTTGGGGGGCTGCTGGGGTCGTTGCTCGCCTGGCGGCTGGGGATCTGGCTGGGCCCCTCGCAGAATGTGATCGCCCACGCGAAGGCTGTGGGCAAGGGCGTGACGTTCTCCGCGCCGCTGAAGCTGAGTGCCAAGGGGGCGTTGATGGCTTGGTCCCTGGCGGCGCTGGTGGTCCATCTCGGGCTCACGGCGCTGTTCGGGCCGCGGGATCCCGATCCGTACCAGCAGAGCCCGTACGCGGCGCCCGCGCCTCCGGCTCCGCCGGCGGCCTGA
- the hisH gene encoding imidazole glycerol phosphate synthase subunit HisH — protein MELSSSVKRKQVVVFDYGFGNVRSAERALARTGAEVEITRDFDTAMNADGLLVPGVGAFAACMKGLKEARGDWIVDRRLSGGRPVMGICVGMQILFARGIEHGVETEGLDEWPGSVEPLQAEIVPHMGWNTVEAPAGSQLFAGLDADARFYFVHSYAVHDWSLEITNPAMRAPLVTWSTHGKPFVAAVENGALWATQFHPEKSGDAGAQLLTNWIGTL, from the coding sequence GTGGAATTGAGCAGCTCAGTCAAAAGGAAGCAGGTCGTGGTCTTCGACTACGGCTTCGGGAACGTCCGCTCCGCCGAGCGCGCCCTCGCCCGCACCGGTGCCGAGGTCGAGATAACGCGTGACTTCGACACGGCGATGAACGCGGACGGGCTGCTGGTGCCCGGTGTCGGCGCCTTCGCGGCCTGTATGAAGGGCCTCAAGGAGGCGCGCGGCGACTGGATCGTCGACCGCCGGCTGTCCGGCGGACGCCCGGTCATGGGCATCTGCGTCGGCATGCAGATCCTCTTCGCGCGGGGCATCGAGCACGGCGTGGAGACCGAGGGCCTGGACGAGTGGCCCGGCTCGGTCGAGCCGCTGCAGGCCGAGATCGTGCCGCACATGGGCTGGAACACGGTCGAGGCACCGGCGGGCTCGCAGCTCTTCGCGGGACTCGACGCCGACGCCCGCTTCTACTTCGTGCACTCCTACGCCGTCCACGACTGGTCCCTGGAGATCACGAACCCGGCGATGCGCGCGCCCCTGGTGACCTGGTCGACGCACGGCAAGCCCTTCGTGGCGGCCGTGGAGAACGGCGCCCTGTGGGCCACCCAGTTCCACCCCGAGAAGTCCGGCGATGCCGGAGCCCAGCTCCTCACCAACTGGATCGGAACCCTGTAG
- the hisD gene encoding histidinol dehydrogenase encodes MISRIDLRGDALPEGPALRDLLPRADFDVSAALEKVRPICEAVHHRGDAALIDFAEKFDGVRLESVRVPAQVLADALEQLDPAVRAALEESIRRARLVHREQRRTTHTTQVVPGGTVTEKWVPVERVGLYAPGGRSVYPSSVIMNVVPAQEAGVPSIALASPAQAEFDGLPHPTILAACALLGVDEVYAAGGATAVAMFAYGTESCPPANMVTGPGNIWVAAAKRYFAGKIGIDAEAGPTEIAILADETADPVHVASDLISQAEHDPLAAAVLVTDSVALADAVEKELEPQVAATKHIEDRIVPALGGRQSAIVLVDGVDEGLRVVDAYGAEHLEIQTADAAAVADRVKNAGAIFVGPWAPVSLGDYCAGSNHVLPTGGCACHSSGLSVQSFLRGIHIVDYTWDALADVAHHVVTLAEAEDLPAHGAAIKARFGWKVPTSK; translated from the coding sequence GTGATCTCCCGAATCGATCTGCGCGGCGACGCCCTCCCCGAGGGCCCCGCCCTGCGCGACCTGCTGCCCCGAGCCGACTTCGACGTCTCGGCCGCCCTGGAGAAGGTGCGTCCGATCTGCGAGGCCGTGCATCATCGGGGAGACGCTGCGCTGATCGACTTCGCGGAGAAGTTCGACGGCGTACGGCTGGAGTCCGTACGGGTCCCGGCGCAGGTGCTCGCGGACGCCCTGGAGCAGCTCGACCCGGCCGTGCGCGCGGCCCTGGAGGAGTCCATCCGGCGCGCCCGGCTCGTCCACCGCGAGCAGCGGCGTACGACGCACACCACCCAGGTCGTGCCCGGCGGCACCGTCACCGAGAAGTGGGTGCCGGTCGAGCGTGTGGGGCTGTACGCGCCGGGCGGCCGGTCCGTCTACCCGTCCTCCGTGATCATGAACGTGGTCCCGGCGCAGGAGGCCGGAGTCCCGTCGATCGCCCTCGCCTCCCCGGCGCAGGCCGAGTTCGACGGCCTCCCGCACCCGACGATCCTCGCCGCGTGCGCGCTGCTCGGCGTCGACGAGGTCTACGCCGCCGGTGGCGCGACCGCCGTCGCGATGTTCGCGTACGGCACCGAGTCCTGCCCGCCCGCCAACATGGTCACCGGCCCCGGCAACATCTGGGTCGCCGCCGCCAAGCGGTACTTCGCGGGGAAGATCGGCATCGACGCGGAGGCCGGTCCCACCGAGATCGCGATTCTCGCCGACGAGACCGCCGACCCGGTGCACGTCGCCTCCGACCTGATCAGCCAGGCCGAGCACGACCCGCTGGCCGCCGCCGTCCTCGTCACGGACTCCGTGGCGCTCGCGGACGCGGTCGAGAAGGAGCTGGAGCCGCAGGTCGCGGCCACCAAGCACATCGAGGACCGGATCGTCCCGGCGCTGGGCGGCAGGCAGTCGGCGATCGTGCTCGTCGACGGCGTCGACGAGGGCCTGCGGGTCGTCGACGCGTACGGCGCCGAGCACCTGGAGATCCAGACGGCCGACGCCGCCGCCGTGGCCGACCGGGTGAAGAACGCGGGCGCGATCTTCGTGGGACCGTGGGCGCCCGTCTCCCTCGGCGACTACTGCGCGGGCTCCAACCACGTGCTGCCGACCGGCGGTTGCGCCTGCCACTCCTCCGGCCTGTCCGTCCAGTCGTTCCTGCGCGGCATCCACATCGTCGACTACACGTGGGACGCGCTGGCCGACGTGGCGCATCACGTGGTGACGCTTGCGGAGGCGGAGGACCTGCCCGCGCACGGCGCGGCGATCAAGGCGCGGTTCGGATGGAAGGTACCGACGAGCAAGTGA
- a CDS encoding LON peptidase substrate-binding domain-containing protein yields MTTVRLPLFPLNSVLYPGLVLPLNVFEARYRAMMRDLLKTPEDEPRQFAVVAIRDGHEVAPTSPGMPDPTAVPERGPAAGFGDDPAKAFHEVGCIADAATIRERADGSFEVLATGTTRVRLVSVDASGAYLMAELEELPEDPGEEAGALAEGVLRAFRQYQKRLAGARERSLSTGAELPDEPSVVSYLVAAAVMLDIPAKQRLLQAPDTAARLREELKLLRAETAIIRNLPSLPASDLTRSPTSLN; encoded by the coding sequence GTGACCACCGTCCGGCTCCCGCTCTTCCCCCTGAACTCGGTGCTGTACCCCGGGCTCGTCCTTCCTCTGAACGTGTTCGAGGCGCGCTACCGCGCCATGATGCGCGATCTGCTGAAGACCCCCGAGGACGAGCCGCGCCAGTTCGCCGTCGTCGCCATCCGCGACGGCCACGAGGTCGCGCCGACCTCGCCCGGCATGCCCGACCCGACCGCCGTACCCGAGCGCGGGCCCGCGGCCGGTTTCGGCGACGACCCGGCCAAGGCCTTCCACGAGGTGGGCTGCATCGCGGACGCGGCGACCATCCGCGAGCGCGCCGACGGCAGCTTCGAGGTGCTGGCGACCGGGACCACGCGGGTGCGCCTGGTGTCCGTGGACGCCTCCGGCGCGTACCTCATGGCCGAGCTGGAGGAGCTGCCGGAGGACCCGGGCGAGGAGGCGGGCGCGCTCGCGGAGGGCGTGCTGCGGGCCTTCCGCCAGTACCAGAAGCGACTGGCCGGCGCGCGGGAACGCTCGCTGTCCACGGGCGCGGAGCTGCCGGACGAGCCGTCCGTCGTCTCCTACCTCGTCGCGGCCGCCGTGATGCTCGACATCCCGGCGAAGCAGCGGCTGCTCCAGGCCCCGGACACGGCGGCGCGGCTGCGCGAGGAGCTGAAACTCCTTCGCGCGGAGACGGCCATCATCCGTAATCTGCCGTCGCTGCCCGCCTCGGACCTGACGCGCAGCCCGACGAGTCTCAACTGA
- a CDS encoding NYN domain-containing protein, producing MDRCIVLVDAGYLLGAAASLLAGDSSRSRITVDHAALIQGLRERAESDTERPLLRIYWFDGAPDRVPQPEHRRLRVMPRVTVRLGALTRSDGRWAQKGVDAAMHAELTELARNRACSDIVLVTGDGDLLPGMMAAKEHGVAVHLWAVQAADGDYNQSEDLVAEADERRVLDRTWITKAVRAKDLGGVCAPPPAPRPEIAAILSAPLPDSALAAAAERPAQEAEHGAASEPGHGGEERVPAPKGGVPTPKDLAALRAPGAQPAQHPASATLRWSSDKGWVERPGSAAEPAEAASMPTLAQLTSAEQRWADREEDITTVGGDPYEVGQVFARRWMERLTDQTLLQKLSTMYPRVPHRVDGELLRYAARFGLLAHKDDQIDEHDRYAIRAGFWREIDVRTAAEHAPAGE from the coding sequence GTGGACCGCTGCATCGTCCTGGTGGACGCCGGGTATCTGCTCGGGGCTGCCGCCAGTCTCCTCGCCGGGGATTCCTCCCGCTCCCGGATCACCGTCGACCACGCCGCCCTCATCCAGGGCCTGCGCGAGCGCGCCGAGTCGGACACGGAACGGCCCCTGCTGCGCATCTACTGGTTCGACGGCGCCCCCGACCGTGTACCGCAGCCGGAGCACCGCAGACTCCGCGTGATGCCACGCGTGACGGTACGGCTGGGCGCCCTGACGCGCAGCGACGGGAGATGGGCGCAGAAGGGCGTCGACGCCGCGATGCACGCCGAGCTGACCGAGCTCGCCCGCAACCGCGCCTGCTCCGACATCGTCCTGGTGACCGGTGACGGAGATCTGCTGCCCGGCATGATGGCCGCCAAGGAGCACGGCGTCGCCGTACACCTGTGGGCCGTGCAGGCCGCCGACGGCGACTACAACCAGTCCGAGGACCTGGTCGCCGAGGCCGACGAGCGGCGCGTGCTCGACCGGACCTGGATCACCAAGGCCGTACGAGCGAAGGACCTCGGCGGAGTCTGCGCGCCGCCGCCCGCGCCGCGCCCCGAGATCGCCGCGATCCTCTCCGCGCCGCTGCCCGATTCGGCGCTCGCCGCAGCCGCCGAGCGGCCCGCCCAGGAGGCGGAGCACGGTGCGGCTTCCGAGCCGGGGCACGGCGGGGAGGAGCGGGTGCCCGCGCCCAAGGGCGGCGTCCCCACCCCGAAGGACCTGGCCGCCCTGCGCGCTCCCGGCGCCCAGCCGGCCCAGCATCCCGCGAGCGCGACCCTGCGCTGGTCGTCCGACAAGGGCTGGGTGGAGCGGCCCGGCTCCGCCGCCGAGCCCGCGGAGGCCGCCTCGATGCCGACGCTCGCCCAGCTGACCTCGGCGGAGCAGCGCTGGGCCGACCGTGAGGAGGACATCACCACGGTCGGCGGCGATCCGTACGAGGTCGGGCAGGTCTTCGCCCGGCGCTGGATGGAGCGGCTCACCGACCAGACGCTGCTGCAGAAGCTCTCCACGATGTACCCGCGCGTCCCGCACCGCGTGGACGGCGAGCTGCTGCGCTACGCCGCCCGCTTCGGCCTCCTCGCCCACAAGGACGACCAGATCGACGAACACGACCGCTATGCGATCCGGGCCGGCTTCTGGCGCGAGATCGACGTCCGTACGGCGGCGGAGCACGCGCCCGCGGGGGAGTGA
- a CDS encoding oxidoreductase: MTEGAGIRGGALPDDLTAAEAGMWQAFRNGSTYDLRSGDATVDDPHGGHPWGPERSVRARIVAWLLLNGPPALDGRVSSLKLQGVQIMDVFDLAGGTVVPYVELKGCRFEKEVLLPEARFTTARLVNCAVPRLEAARVHTEGDLHLPRCRFHNGVRLTDAHIGTDLLLNQAIVYRDRRGQSITGDGMTVGQDLQAEMLESHGELSLRGATVGVSLSLRGSRLANPYGPRALNAPQLTVGRTLYLTPAGVGNPLQMSGATPARGTLVQRFECQGGIRLDDGRFGDAVDLERARFSLDDEQELSLRRVQTPELRFLGEGPERGKVVLSGARVGNLVDKAESWPGPGRLHMGGFSYENLVPQGHFPLTERLEWVTAATAEYNPEPYERLATVLRNSGEDEDAREVLLAKQRRRRETLPVAGKFWGYAQDWTVAYGYRPGRAALWMAVLWAASSFAFAHASHPPINGSEHPPWNASLFALDLLLPVIDLGQVGFWQLRGGWQWLAAVVVLLGWILATTVAAGATRLLRRS, encoded by the coding sequence GTGACCGAGGGTGCCGGCATCCGAGGTGGAGCCCTGCCGGACGATCTGACCGCCGCCGAAGCCGGAATGTGGCAGGCCTTCCGCAACGGCAGCACGTACGACCTGCGGAGCGGCGACGCGACCGTGGACGATCCGCACGGCGGCCACCCCTGGGGGCCCGAGCGCAGCGTCCGGGCACGGATCGTGGCCTGGCTGCTGCTGAACGGCCCGCCCGCGCTGGACGGCCGGGTCTCCTCCCTGAAGCTCCAGGGCGTGCAGATCATGGACGTCTTCGATCTGGCCGGCGGGACCGTGGTGCCGTACGTCGAGCTGAAGGGCTGCCGCTTCGAGAAGGAGGTCCTCCTGCCGGAGGCCCGCTTCACGACCGCACGGCTGGTGAACTGTGCGGTGCCGCGGCTGGAGGCGGCCCGCGTGCACACCGAGGGCGACCTGCATCTGCCGCGCTGCCGCTTCCACAACGGGGTACGCCTCACCGACGCGCACATCGGCACGGATTTGCTCCTCAACCAGGCCATCGTCTACCGCGACCGGCGCGGCCAGTCGATCACCGGCGACGGCATGACAGTCGGGCAGGACCTCCAGGCCGAGATGCTGGAGTCGCACGGCGAGCTGAGCCTGCGCGGCGCCACGGTCGGCGTGTCGCTCAGCCTGCGCGGCAGCAGGCTCGCCAATCCGTACGGCCCCCGGGCGCTCAACGCCCCCCAGCTGACGGTGGGACGCACGCTCTATCTGACCCCGGCCGGGGTCGGCAATCCCCTCCAGATGAGCGGCGCCACGCCCGCACGCGGCACGCTGGTCCAGCGGTTCGAGTGCCAGGGCGGGATCCGCCTCGACGACGGGCGGTTCGGGGACGCCGTCGACCTCGAGCGGGCCCGCTTCTCCCTCGACGACGAGCAGGAGCTGTCGCTGCGCCGGGTGCAGACACCGGAGCTGCGCTTCCTCGGCGAGGGGCCCGAGCGCGGCAAGGTCGTGCTGTCGGGCGCGCGCGTGGGGAACCTGGTCGACAAGGCGGAGAGCTGGCCGGGCCCGGGCCGCCTGCACATGGGCGGATTCAGCTACGAGAACCTCGTACCGCAGGGCCACTTCCCGCTGACCGAGCGCCTGGAATGGGTGACCGCGGCGACCGCCGAGTACAACCCGGAACCGTACGAACGCCTGGCCACCGTGCTGCGCAACTCCGGCGAGGACGAGGACGCGCGCGAGGTGCTGCTCGCCAAGCAGCGGCGCCGCCGCGAGACGCTGCCCGTCGCGGGCAAGTTCTGGGGGTACGCGCAGGACTGGACGGTCGCCTACGGGTACCGGCCCGGGCGGGCGGCCCTGTGGATGGCGGTGCTGTGGGCGGCCTCCTCGTTCGCCTTCGCGCACGCCAGCCATCCGCCGATCAACGGCTCCGAGCATCCGCCGTGGAACGCCTCGCTGTTCGCCCTGGACCTGCTGCTGCCGGTCATCGACCTCGGCCAGGTGGGCTTCTGGCAGCTGCGCGGCGGCTGGCAGTGGCTGGCCGCGGTGGTGGTCCTGCTCGGCTGGATCCTGGCGACGACGGTGGCGGCGGGGGCGACAAGGCTGCTGCGCCGCAGCTGA